The following are encoded in a window of Planctomycetia bacterium genomic DNA:
- a CDS encoding WYL domain-containing protein — translation MDALSRHEQLLRVFHLIDILFEARQPLTAAELKDRLRDRGVIDEMSEKNIGRDVEFLGRFGYAVKESRKRTDRGTERKAFAIEPGRGMHELAMPAVSLPELLSLAAAREFLAPLAGTFYWRGIGQLLGKLERVATPELLAYAESHKEGLVVHPKPAAPKYGARMLSAVNTAIRNAVELTIRYQGLADARPKRIVIRPEALVLYEGSIYIAARRVADATAARRTRADDAVRFYKLDRVVEARQSSRRFARRPESIEALLADSITIYRADEPGRRYRVRIDAERARWACEKPFHPRQRVRRQADGGVVLEIERAWDAEMIPQLLALGSHAEVLEPADVREQIAAEAGRIAARYTGRGLRSVGARSVSG, via the coding sequence ATGGATGCACTGAGCCGTCACGAGCAACTGCTTCGGGTGTTTCACCTCATCGACATCCTCTTCGAGGCCCGGCAGCCGCTGACGGCCGCCGAGCTCAAGGACAGGCTCCGCGACCGGGGCGTGATCGACGAGATGTCGGAGAAGAACATTGGCCGCGATGTCGAGTTCCTCGGTCGCTTTGGCTACGCGGTCAAGGAGTCGCGGAAGCGGACGGACCGCGGCACCGAGCGCAAGGCTTTTGCGATCGAGCCGGGCCGCGGCATGCACGAACTGGCGATGCCGGCGGTGTCGCTGCCCGAATTGCTGTCGCTGGCCGCCGCCCGCGAGTTCCTCGCCCCGCTGGCGGGGACGTTTTATTGGCGCGGGATCGGCCAGTTGCTCGGCAAGCTGGAGCGGGTGGCTACGCCCGAGCTGTTGGCCTATGCCGAGTCCCACAAGGAGGGGCTGGTCGTCCATCCCAAGCCAGCCGCCCCCAAGTATGGCGCCCGGATGCTCAGCGCGGTGAACACGGCGATCCGCAACGCCGTCGAGCTCACGATCCGCTACCAGGGGCTCGCCGACGCCCGGCCGAAGCGGATCGTGATCCGGCCGGAGGCGCTCGTGCTCTACGAGGGGAGCATCTACATAGCCGCGCGGCGCGTGGCCGATGCGACGGCGGCACGGCGCACGCGGGCCGACGACGCGGTCCGGTTCTACAAGCTCGACCGGGTGGTCGAGGCCCGGCAGTCGAGCCGCCGCTTCGCGCGGCGGCCGGAGTCGATCGAGGCCCTGCTCGCCGACAGCATCACGATCTATCGCGCGGATGAGCCGGGGCGGCGCTACCGGGTGCGGATCGACGCCGAGCGGGCCCGCTGGGCCTGTGAGAAGCCGTTTCATCCGCGGCAGCGCGTGCGCAGGCAGGCCGACGGGGGCGTGGTGCTGGAGATCGAGCGGGCCTGGGACGCCGAGATGATCCCCCAGCTCCTCGCGCTCGGCAGCCACGCGGAGGTCCTGGAGCCGGCCGACGTCCGCGAGCAGATCGCCGCGGAGGCGGGGCGGATCGCCGCCCGCTACACCGGCCGCGGCCTGCGGTCGGTCGGGGCTCGCAGCGTCAGCGGCTGA
- the vapc32 gene encoding ribonuclease VapC has translation MILVDTSIWIDHLRRGDRQLATLLEAGEVVCHPFVIGELACGRLARRRVILELLHALPRTGQAEHDEILMFIEERRLDGGGIGLIDAHILWAAVTQSHELWTRDARLRRIASRLGVAFGKG, from the coding sequence ATGATCCTCGTCGATACATCGATTTGGATCGACCACTTGCGGCGTGGCGACCGCCAGCTTGCGACCCTCCTGGAGGCGGGAGAGGTCGTGTGTCATCCATTCGTGATCGGTGAACTCGCCTGCGGGCGTCTCGCTCGCCGGCGCGTGATCCTCGAACTCCTTCATGCCCTGCCGCGGACGGGGCAGGCCGAGCACGATGAGATTCTCATGTTCATCGAGGAGCGGCGGCTCGACGGCGGAGGAATCGGGCTCATCGACGCGCACATCCTCTGGGCGGCCGTCACCCAGTCCCACGAGTTGTGGACCCGCGACGCCCGCCTGCGGCGAATCGCCAGTCGACTCGGAGTGGCTTTCGGCAAGGGATGA
- a CDS encoding antitoxin VapB32: protein MRTTLNIDEKSLSTAARLTGVSKKTELVRLGLEALIAREAAKKLAALGGSDRRAKALPRRRPG from the coding sequence ATGCGGACAACCTTGAACATCGACGAGAAATCGCTGTCGACCGCCGCCCGTCTCACCGGCGTCAGCAAGAAGACCGAGCTCGTCCGCCTCGGCCTCGAGGCACTGATCGCGCGGGAAGCCGCTAAAAAGCTCGCCGCTCTCGGGGGCTCCGATCGCAGGGCCAAGGCGCTTCCCCGTCGCAGGCCTGGTTGA
- the ybiT gene encoding ABC transporter ATP-binding protein, whose protein sequence is MEIQNACKRYGDQVLLDGASATLTDDGKIGFIGRNGAGKSTLLRLILGEEELDSGEIVRHPRLRLGHLRQHDPFLPGETVIDFLERDSGRPAWKCGEVAGRFEIKSAALAGPVAALSGGWQTRVKLAALLLHEPNLLLLDEPTNFLDLRTQILLEHFLRSFDEACLIVSHDRAFLMATCDRTLDLSAGQLTVYPGKVEAFLTYDRERRLHAERTNATVLARRRQLEDFIARNKARASTASRARSKSRQLERLELEEVASAEPTAAIRCPAVSPRRGPAVRCRGLSIGHGDRVVAAEIDVEVVHGARAAIVGDNGQGKTTFLRTLVASLEPLAGEVRWGHGCTLGVYAQHVYTSLPADETVLGYLERGAAIGTPGQRILDLAGAMLFRGRAVEKRIAVLSGGERARLCLAGLLLGSANVLILDEPGNHLDVETVDALAAALVDYSGTVIFTSHDRSFVQAVATDVIEVGDGRVRHHGGGYADYLAALGREADAVDVAAGRGADRGAERSPDRGSRGAGPGQREAKPRNDRELRKELSSLERKVASLDAEKRRLDAALLAETDPAAAVRLHEAAVKAAADLAAAEERWLAVSEELGGA, encoded by the coding sequence GTGGAGATCCAAAACGCCTGCAAGCGGTATGGCGATCAGGTGCTCCTCGACGGGGCCTCGGCCACGCTCACCGACGACGGCAAAATCGGCTTCATCGGCCGCAACGGGGCGGGCAAAAGCACGCTCCTGCGGCTGATCCTCGGCGAGGAGGAGCTCGATTCCGGCGAGATCGTGCGCCATCCGCGGCTCCGGCTCGGCCACCTCCGGCAGCACGATCCGTTTCTCCCCGGCGAGACCGTGATCGACTTTCTCGAGCGCGACAGCGGCCGGCCGGCCTGGAAGTGCGGCGAGGTGGCGGGCCGGTTCGAGATCAAGAGTGCCGCGCTCGCCGGCCCCGTGGCGGCGCTGTCCGGCGGCTGGCAGACGCGGGTCAAGCTGGCGGCGCTCCTGCTCCACGAGCCCAATCTCCTCCTCCTCGACGAGCCGACCAACTTCCTCGACCTGCGGACGCAGATCCTCCTCGAGCATTTCCTGCGGTCGTTCGACGAGGCCTGCCTGATCGTGTCCCACGACCGGGCGTTTCTCATGGCCACCTGCGACCGGACGCTCGACCTGTCGGCCGGCCAGCTCACCGTCTATCCCGGCAAGGTCGAGGCGTTTCTGACTTACGACCGCGAACGCCGGCTGCATGCCGAACGGACCAACGCCACGGTGCTCGCCCGGCGCCGGCAACTGGAGGACTTCATCGCCCGCAACAAGGCCCGGGCCTCGACCGCCTCCCGGGCCCGGTCGAAGAGCCGGCAGCTGGAGCGGCTGGAACTGGAGGAGGTCGCCTCAGCGGAGCCGACGGCGGCGATCCGCTGCCCCGCCGTCTCCCCGCGGCGCGGGCCGGCGGTCCGCTGCCGCGGGCTGTCGATCGGCCACGGCGACCGGGTGGTGGCCGCGGAGATCGACGTCGAGGTGGTGCACGGCGCGCGGGCGGCGATCGTCGGCGACAACGGCCAGGGCAAGACGACCTTCCTGCGGACACTCGTCGCCTCGCTCGAGCCCCTCGCCGGGGAGGTGCGCTGGGGGCACGGCTGCACGCTCGGGGTCTACGCCCAGCACGTCTACACGAGCCTGCCGGCCGATGAGACGGTGCTCGGCTACCTCGAACGCGGCGCGGCGATCGGCACGCCGGGCCAGCGGATCCTCGACCTCGCCGGGGCGATGCTGTTTCGCGGCCGCGCGGTGGAGAAGCGGATCGCCGTCCTCTCCGGCGGCGAGCGGGCCCGGCTCTGCCTGGCCGGCCTGCTCCTCGGCTCGGCAAACGTCCTGATCCTCGACGAGCCGGGCAACCATCTCGACGTCGAGACCGTCGACGCCCTGGCCGCGGCGCTCGTCGACTATTCCGGCACGGTGATCTTCACGAGCCACGATCGGTCGTTCGTGCAGGCGGTGGCCACCGACGTCATCGAGGTCGGCGACGGCCGCGTCCGCCATCATGGCGGCGGCTATGCCGACTACCTCGCCGCCCTCGGCCGGGAGGCCGACGCCGTCGACGTCGCGGCTGGCCGGGGCGCAGACCGCGGCGCCGAACGGAGCCCCGACCGCGGCTCGCGCGGCGCGGGACCGGGGCAGCGCGAGGCGAAGCCGCGGAACGACCGCGAGCTGCGCAAGGAACTTTCCAGCCTCGAAAGGAAGGTCGCCTCGCTCGACGCCGAGAAGCGCCGCCTCGACGCGGCCCTGCTCGCGGAGACCGACCCGGCGGCGGCGGTCCGGCTCCACGAGGCGGCCGTGAAGGCGGCCGCGGATCTGGCGGCGGCCGAGGAACGCTGGCTGGCCGTGAGCGAGGAGCTGGGGGGCGCGTAG
- a CDS encoding transcriptional regulator produces the protein MSAPFQPTDAELAVLRVLWEREPCTVREIHDAFAADGRQVAYTTVLKTLQIMTDKKLVRRDDRARAHLYRASTPRPKAQKALVDDLVERAFGGAAAELVLHALAGRKATPAELGEIRRLLDRMESQSP, from the coding sequence ATGTCTGCCCCGTTTCAGCCGACCGATGCCGAGCTCGCGGTGCTCCGCGTGCTCTGGGAGCGTGAGCCCTGCACGGTCCGCGAAATCCACGACGCCTTCGCGGCCGACGGCCGGCAGGTGGCCTACACCACCGTCCTGAAGACGCTTCAGATCATGACCGACAAAAAGCTCGTCCGCCGCGACGACCGGGCCCGGGCCCATCTCTATCGGGCGTCCACGCCGCGGCCGAAGGCCCAGAAGGCGCTCGTGGACGACCTCGTCGAGCGGGCCTTTGGTGGCGCGGCCGCGGAGCTCGTCCTCCATGCGCTCGCCGGCCGCAAGGCCACGCCCGCGGAGCTCGGCGAGATCCGCCGGCTGCTCGACCGCATGGAATCGCAATCCCCCTGA